Within the Garra rufa chromosome 16, GarRuf1.0, whole genome shotgun sequence genome, the region tttgcaaagatgcataaaaaccccttatagtcacttctgctgtgggtgaagctgcatcaggaacgattcacacaaacatagatgcatatgtagatcaggatcggtgctttccttttaaaaacaatagTAACATTATCCTcggcgtcttcagcggctcagatgtcgggagtaaatgacgactgctgtgtttattattacatctaacaacagaacacctcaatcgctcaatcagagtcttcctctgcacctgagtcacacaatggcgatcagagtcggactgtttcagctcggtgagggcggggctaaggtaaggcgctcatgtcaatcaactatcgtgggaggggcctctgtctgtgtgactcacacccacaagaagctgagaatgacctgattttaaaaaggagataatactttttaagatataaaaaaaacttggtggatttttatcattgtaaggtggttgtgttcacaaactgccaacacacattaatgttcatgtaaaagttatttttgcatccgatgacctctttaaacgtgactgacacaacgtgaggtcgtatttatttttaacgtgcaaaaaaatTGGATGGAAacttcggactcagtgtgcaatgactgTGAAATTCAgagttgggataacctccaaaagaaaaaaacaaaagaaaagatgCGTGGGAAAACATAACCTATGTGTGCGAACAAATGCAGTGTGTTTCTAAGAAGTTTCCCTTCCGAGGCACAGCCAATTTAGGATAGTTTGGGGTTTGGTTTTAGTGAGTCCTCCTCACTACTCCTtacatttcacagatttaggagctagttttagtgctaaaacactTTGTGAAATACTCAAAGCAAAAGCAAAAATGTAGGAGtgctaaatttaggactgacacacccattatttttaagatgaaCTCCTAAAATGGCAGGTCAAGAGCTACTTTTAGcgttaagatgttttgtgaatacaggccctGATCTGCTTTTGAGGACAAGATGGACACTTGCATCACTTCAAACATGTTGATGGTTCTCCAGCATATTTTTATCCATGATCACTCCTCACATGTAGAGGGTCCATTAAACCAAAGTAACAAAGTATGAAACTGATTAATATGATTACAGACATCCATTAATTACTGATCCGTCTAGAAAGCAGAGCAGCGTTCGCTCCTATCCGTGGGAGGCTTCCGCCCGACGTTGAATCTGGGTTTGAAGGAATGCTCTGATATCAGCTGGTTTATTTCGTTCTGCTTGTAGGTGGCCAGTTTTTGAGTGAGCCACGGTGCTTTCGGTTCTCCTACCCCTCCTTGGAAATATTTCATACAGGCCCGGCCTATTAAATACATAATCTCCGCGATGTTCAACAAGACGCAGATTCCAGACACGGCCAGCATGAAGATGGTAAAAACGGTCTTCTCCGTGGGACGGGACACGAAGCAGTCCACCGTATTCGGACAGGGGTAGGAGTCACACTTCACCAGACGGACCATCTTGATGTCCGGATAGATTATGTAAAAAATGTACAAGAAAACCACCTCGAACACGATGCGGAAGACGATGCTGATCATGTAGGTCCACCAGAGAGCACCGGTGATCTTGAACTTCTGGCTCTTGATGTTCTCGAAGTCCTTGGCGTTCCCTCTGCCGGATATCTTGAGGATCTTCTTCTCGATGTGCCGGCGGTGCGCGACGTGCATGGCCACCAGCAGGGCCGGCGTGGACACCAGGATGAGCTGCAGAGCCCAGAGGCGGATGTGGGAGATGGGGAAGAACTGGTCGTAGCACACGCTGTTGCAGCCGGGCTGCTGGGTGTTGCAGGTGAAGCCGGACTTCTCGTCTCCCCACACGCTCTCCGCCGCCACCACCAGCACCATGATCCGGAAGATGAAGATCACCGACAGCCAGATGCGGCCGATGCCGGTCGAGTGTCTGTTCACACCGCTGATCACCGCATAAAACGATGCCCAATTCATGGTTGATTCGAGGACTGCAGAGAAGAGGAAGCAAAGCACAATGACTTTAATCTGTGTTTTCATCAAGCtcaagttttttcatgcacctgtcaagtttgagattttgagatttttttggtttttcatagtgttttttcagactagtggcaAGAAAACATCTAAGAGacttaagtatttattttatagaactttatctatttgtgtcaatagatttcaattacaatccatatttttaaaggctgttttctcaattatttttttctcctacactgagccataaatctccacttcagttgcacttacaccaaactttacatttttattcctgtctatatcctgaaggtttttacagagggatttg harbors:
- the LOC141287958 gene encoding gap junction beta-1 protein-like, translated to MNWASFYAVISGVNRHSTGIGRIWLSVIFIFRIMVLVVAAESVWGDEKSGFTCNTQQPGCNSVCYDQFFPISHIRLWALQLILVSTPALLVAMHVAHRRHIEKKILKISGRGNAKDFENIKSQKFKITGALWWTYMISIVFRIVFEVVFLYIFYIIYPDIKMVRLVKCDSYPCPNTVDCFVSRPTEKTVFTIFMLAVSGICVLLNIAEIMYLIGRACMKYFQGGVGEPKAPWLTQKLATYKQNEINQLISEHSFKPRFNVGRKPPTDRSERCSAF